A genomic region of Anas platyrhynchos isolate ZD024472 breed Pekin duck chromosome 19, IASCAAS_PekinDuck_T2T, whole genome shotgun sequence contains the following coding sequences:
- the LOC101799537 gene encoding uncharacterized protein isoform X3: MAGKEPLLSALRGEVLQFREAGGPCPDTSPHLASICQLLESVLRKGLRQPVWGLRRRDYWHCLEQLFQGDGSSRPNPLSISIRRAATCPKVLTAQGRGRCFLRSALQGKVLAAALRQLAHSPRLLEFYDPASSILGNEVLLEPFLSLVLVLTEMDFSLDLQNCSFLDESWLLPVCITYETAPCRVLGMVIRYVDGRVFVTEVLPESQAEVDEVVLAGDVLDEINGCSMRNASSGQAGALVQKLKGQPLSFRVLRWRGHDGEVYAPLLPYLKVLKEKEPRFQLQRRPRRRVERETRKVQGGRLLYNVRYLGRSGVGTEVLFDVKETEILVQEKASSKVLFRYLYPEISCVGRRRDSSRLFAFCVVSSPESPEGNTFDCLVFASGSEQECEEIIKRIGKGTFYFFRYNYSKMWSTKNCYSMPPHARSNNCFCRDY, encoded by the exons ATGGCAGGGAAGGAGCCGCTGCTGAGCGCCCTGAGAG GTGAGGTGCTGCAGTTTCGGGAGGCCGGGGGGCCCTGCCCGGACACCTCCCCACACCTCGCCTCCAtctgccagctgctggagaGCGTCCTGCGCAAGGGGCTCCGAC AGCCGGTGTGGGGCTTGCGGAGACGGGATTATTGGCACTGCCTGGAGCAGCTTTTCCAGGGGGACGGCAGCAG cAGGCCAAATCCTCTCTCCATCAGCATCCGAAGAGCCGCCACCTGCCCCAAGGTGCTGACAGCACAGGGCCGTGGCCGCTGCTTCCTACGCTCGGCGCTGCAGGGGAAGGTGCTGGCGGCGGCCCTGCGGCAGCTGGCGCACAGCCCCCGGCTCCTGGAG TTCTACGACCCGGCGAGCTCCATCCTCGGCAATGAAGTCCTCCTGG AGCCGTTCCTCtcgctggtgctggtgctgacAGAGATGGATTTCTCCCTGGATCTGCAG AACTGCAGCTTCTTGGACGAGAGCTGGCTGCTGCCG GTGTGCATCACTTACGAGACGGCCCCGTGCCGAGTGCTGGGGATGGTGATCAG GTACGTGGACGGCCGAGTCTTTGTCACCGAGGTGCTCCCCGAGAGCCAGGCGGAGGTGGACGAGGTGGTGCTGGCCGGCGACGTCCTGGATGAAATCAACGGCTGCTCAATGCGCAACGCCTCCAGCGGGCAG GCCGGGGCGCTGGTGCAGAAGCTGAAGGGCCAGCCACTGAGCTTCCGCGTGCTGCGGTGGCGGGGGCACGATGGAGAGGTCTACGCGCCCCTGCTGCCCTACCTGAAGGTCCTGAAGGAGAAAGAGCCCCGCTTCCAGCTCCAGCGCCGCCCCCGGCGCCGGGTCGAGAGGGAGACGAGGAAGGTGCAGGGGGGCAG GCTGCTCTACAACGTGAGGTACCTGGGCCGGAGCGGCGTTGGGACG GAGGTTTTATTTGATGTGAAGGAAACGGAAATCCTGGTACAAGAGAAGGCTTCTTCCAAG GTCCTGTTCCGCTACCTCTACCCCGAAATCTCCTGCGTGGGACGCCGCCGGGACAGCAGCCGTTTGTTCGCCTTCTGCGTTGT CTCGTCCCCGGAGAGCCCCGAAGGGAACACGTTTGACTGTCTAGTGTTTGCATCGGGTTCAGAGCAAGAATGCGAGGAAATCATCAAGAGAATTGGTAAgggaacattttatttcttcagatatAATTACAGTAAAATGTGGAGTACCAAGAATTGCTATTCCATGCCACCACATGCAAGATCTAACAATTGCTTTTGTAGAGATTACTAA
- the H3-3B gene encoding histone H3.3 — MARTKQTARKSTGGKAPRKQLATKAARKSAPSTGGVKKPHRYRPGTVALREIRRYQKSTELLIRKLPFQRLVREIAQDFKTDLRFQSAAIGALQEASEAYLVGLFEDTNLCAIHAKRVTIMPKDIQLARRIRGERA, encoded by the exons ATGGCCCGTACAAAGCAGACTGCCCGTAAGTCCACTGGGGGGAAGGCTCCGCGCAAGCAGCTGGCCACCAAGGCGGCCCGGAAAAGCGCCCCCTCTACTGGCGGCGTGAAGAAGCCTCACCGCTACAG GCCGGGCACCGTTGCCCTGCGTGAGATCCGTCGCTACCAGAAGTCGACGGAGCTGCTGATCCGCAAGCTGCCCTTCCAGCGGCTGGTCAGGGAAATCGCCCAGGATTTCAAAACAGACTTGAGGTTCCAGAGTGCAGCCATCGGTGCGCTGCAG GAGGCCAGCGAAGCATATCTGGTGGGTCTGTTTGAAGACACAAACCTGTGCGCCATCCATGCCAAGAGAGTCACCATCATGCCCAAAGACATCCAGTTGGCTCGCAGGATACGGGGAGAGAGGGCTTAA
- the LOC101799537 gene encoding uncharacterized protein isoform X2, with protein sequence MAGKEPLLSALRGEVLQFREAGGPCPDTSPHLASICQLLESVLRKGLRQPVWGLRRRDYWHCLEQLFQGDGSRPNPLSISIRRAATCPKVLTAQGRGRCFLRSALQGKVLAAALRQLAHSPRLLEFYDPASSILGNEVLLEPFLSLVLVLTEMDFSLDLQNCSFLDESWLLPVCITYETAPCRVLGMVIRYVDGRVFVTEVLPESQAEVDEVVLAGDVLDEINGCSMRNASSGQAGALVQKLKGQPLSFRVLRWRGHDGEVYAPLLPYLKVLKEKEPRFQLQRRPRRRVERETRKVQGGRLLYNVRYLGRSGVGTFGGKEVLEWAIPAVLERGSAPREVLFDVKETEILVQEKASSKVLFRYLYPEISCVGRRRDSSRLFAFCVVSSPESPEGNTFDCLVFASGSEQECEEIIKRIGKGTFYFFRYNYSKMWSTKNCYSMPPHARSNNCFCRDY encoded by the exons ATGGCAGGGAAGGAGCCGCTGCTGAGCGCCCTGAGAG GTGAGGTGCTGCAGTTTCGGGAGGCCGGGGGGCCCTGCCCGGACACCTCCCCACACCTCGCCTCCAtctgccagctgctggagaGCGTCCTGCGCAAGGGGCTCCGAC AGCCGGTGTGGGGCTTGCGGAGACGGGATTATTGGCACTGCCTGGAGCAGCTTTTCCAGGGGGACGGCAGCAG GCCAAATCCTCTCTCCATCAGCATCCGAAGAGCCGCCACCTGCCCCAAGGTGCTGACAGCACAGGGCCGTGGCCGCTGCTTCCTACGCTCGGCGCTGCAGGGGAAGGTGCTGGCGGCGGCCCTGCGGCAGCTGGCGCACAGCCCCCGGCTCCTGGAG TTCTACGACCCGGCGAGCTCCATCCTCGGCAATGAAGTCCTCCTGG AGCCGTTCCTCtcgctggtgctggtgctgacAGAGATGGATTTCTCCCTGGATCTGCAG AACTGCAGCTTCTTGGACGAGAGCTGGCTGCTGCCG GTGTGCATCACTTACGAGACGGCCCCGTGCCGAGTGCTGGGGATGGTGATCAG GTACGTGGACGGCCGAGTCTTTGTCACCGAGGTGCTCCCCGAGAGCCAGGCGGAGGTGGACGAGGTGGTGCTGGCCGGCGACGTCCTGGATGAAATCAACGGCTGCTCAATGCGCAACGCCTCCAGCGGGCAG GCCGGGGCGCTGGTGCAGAAGCTGAAGGGCCAGCCACTGAGCTTCCGCGTGCTGCGGTGGCGGGGGCACGATGGAGAGGTCTACGCGCCCCTGCTGCCCTACCTGAAGGTCCTGAAGGAGAAAGAGCCCCGCTTCCAGCTCCAGCGCCGCCCCCGGCGCCGGGTCGAGAGGGAGACGAGGAAGGTGCAGGGGGGCAG GCTGCTCTACAACGTGAGGTACCTGGGCCGGAGCGGCGTTGGGACG TTTGGTGGCAAGGAGGTGCTGGAATGGGCCATCCCCGCCGTGCTGGAGAGGGGCTCGGCACCACGG GAGGTTTTATTTGATGTGAAGGAAACGGAAATCCTGGTACAAGAGAAGGCTTCTTCCAAG GTCCTGTTCCGCTACCTCTACCCCGAAATCTCCTGCGTGGGACGCCGCCGGGACAGCAGCCGTTTGTTCGCCTTCTGCGTTGT CTCGTCCCCGGAGAGCCCCGAAGGGAACACGTTTGACTGTCTAGTGTTTGCATCGGGTTCAGAGCAAGAATGCGAGGAAATCATCAAGAGAATTGGTAAgggaacattttatttcttcagatatAATTACAGTAAAATGTGGAGTACCAAGAATTGCTATTCCATGCCACCACATGCAAGATCTAACAATTGCTTTTGTAGAGATTACTAA
- the LOC101799537 gene encoding uncharacterized protein isoform X1: MAGKEPLLSALRGEVLQFREAGGPCPDTSPHLASICQLLESVLRKGLRQPVWGLRRRDYWHCLEQLFQGDGSSRPNPLSISIRRAATCPKVLTAQGRGRCFLRSALQGKVLAAALRQLAHSPRLLEFYDPASSILGNEVLLEPFLSLVLVLTEMDFSLDLQNCSFLDESWLLPVCITYETAPCRVLGMVIRYVDGRVFVTEVLPESQAEVDEVVLAGDVLDEINGCSMRNASSGQAGALVQKLKGQPLSFRVLRWRGHDGEVYAPLLPYLKVLKEKEPRFQLQRRPRRRVERETRKVQGGRLLYNVRYLGRSGVGTFGGKEVLEWAIPAVLERGSAPREVLFDVKETEILVQEKASSKVLFRYLYPEISCVGRRRDSSRLFAFCVVSSPESPEGNTFDCLVFASGSEQECEEIIKRIGKGTFYFFRYNYSKMWSTKNCYSMPPHARSNNCFCRDY; encoded by the exons ATGGCAGGGAAGGAGCCGCTGCTGAGCGCCCTGAGAG GTGAGGTGCTGCAGTTTCGGGAGGCCGGGGGGCCCTGCCCGGACACCTCCCCACACCTCGCCTCCAtctgccagctgctggagaGCGTCCTGCGCAAGGGGCTCCGAC AGCCGGTGTGGGGCTTGCGGAGACGGGATTATTGGCACTGCCTGGAGCAGCTTTTCCAGGGGGACGGCAGCAG cAGGCCAAATCCTCTCTCCATCAGCATCCGAAGAGCCGCCACCTGCCCCAAGGTGCTGACAGCACAGGGCCGTGGCCGCTGCTTCCTACGCTCGGCGCTGCAGGGGAAGGTGCTGGCGGCGGCCCTGCGGCAGCTGGCGCACAGCCCCCGGCTCCTGGAG TTCTACGACCCGGCGAGCTCCATCCTCGGCAATGAAGTCCTCCTGG AGCCGTTCCTCtcgctggtgctggtgctgacAGAGATGGATTTCTCCCTGGATCTGCAG AACTGCAGCTTCTTGGACGAGAGCTGGCTGCTGCCG GTGTGCATCACTTACGAGACGGCCCCGTGCCGAGTGCTGGGGATGGTGATCAG GTACGTGGACGGCCGAGTCTTTGTCACCGAGGTGCTCCCCGAGAGCCAGGCGGAGGTGGACGAGGTGGTGCTGGCCGGCGACGTCCTGGATGAAATCAACGGCTGCTCAATGCGCAACGCCTCCAGCGGGCAG GCCGGGGCGCTGGTGCAGAAGCTGAAGGGCCAGCCACTGAGCTTCCGCGTGCTGCGGTGGCGGGGGCACGATGGAGAGGTCTACGCGCCCCTGCTGCCCTACCTGAAGGTCCTGAAGGAGAAAGAGCCCCGCTTCCAGCTCCAGCGCCGCCCCCGGCGCCGGGTCGAGAGGGAGACGAGGAAGGTGCAGGGGGGCAG GCTGCTCTACAACGTGAGGTACCTGGGCCGGAGCGGCGTTGGGACG TTTGGTGGCAAGGAGGTGCTGGAATGGGCCATCCCCGCCGTGCTGGAGAGGGGCTCGGCACCACGG GAGGTTTTATTTGATGTGAAGGAAACGGAAATCCTGGTACAAGAGAAGGCTTCTTCCAAG GTCCTGTTCCGCTACCTCTACCCCGAAATCTCCTGCGTGGGACGCCGCCGGGACAGCAGCCGTTTGTTCGCCTTCTGCGTTGT CTCGTCCCCGGAGAGCCCCGAAGGGAACACGTTTGACTGTCTAGTGTTTGCATCGGGTTCAGAGCAAGAATGCGAGGAAATCATCAAGAGAATTGGTAAgggaacattttatttcttcagatatAATTACAGTAAAATGTGGAGTACCAAGAATTGCTATTCCATGCCACCACATGCAAGATCTAACAATTGCTTTTGTAGAGATTACTAA